A window from Urocitellus parryii isolate mUroPar1 chromosome 1, mUroPar1.hap1, whole genome shotgun sequence encodes these proteins:
- the C1H2orf66 gene encoding uncharacterized protein C2orf66 homolog, with amino-acid sequence MSKAPLLLLCVALVLTGHVHGATLRNEDKWKPLSNPRNRDLFFRSLQAYFKGRGLDLGRFPNTFSMNENPRPLSFQPELIAAAFADYEEQKNSFPNYLKG; translated from the exons ATGTCCAAAGCACCCCTCTTGCTGCTGTGTGTTGCCCTGGTGCTAACTGGGCATGTGCATGGAGCCACACTGAGAAATGAAGACAAGTGGAAGCCACTCAGCAACCCTAGAAATCGTGATCTG tttttcagAAGCCTTCAGGCATATTTTAAGGGCAGAGGTCTTGATCTTGGGAGGTTTCCAAATACTTTCTCCATGAACGAGAATCCCAGACCTCTCTCTTTCCAGCCAGAACTGATAGCTGCTGCGTTTGCAGACtatgaagaacagaaaaattCCTTTCCCAATTACCTCAAAGGCTGA